In a single window of the Tautonia plasticadhaerens genome:
- a CDS encoding Ig-like domain-containing protein: protein MRPGSYSDSSPSDRPRGCRERSSSSQVRRARSRRAVLEWLEPRALLATVPTPVVFDPVNISSSDFSVDDNSDESSPSIAVDPNNPLRVAAVWTRWDTDPDPDFIGVEGAYSTNGGASWSSFNVSGGRLTDPASSADDPQSFDRETDASAAFDADGNLYVLSSQRTGDAGAGVLLLNKFSFTGASPVRTIDNQTVHGWAQDPVLLPTLAVDTTGGPFDGTVYVAWVSNDDTPPDTDNWNPNAIRAVASSDGGQSFSGVTTVNDGGNFGDQRNTVPRLAIGADGRPSLVWDDFGSGANAGIPFDIIEFDRLTAARVLTAELGGGPILDNATTEFTVTVPAGLTIADLDVRLVAVHDSLAELTIQLQRGATVVTLANADTLGGATMGFGTGGRQYGAVFDNQSPRSIVDAAEPYIGRFRPEGNLGAFTGDAGGDWTLRIIDTAATADAGPQNLLDAQITFTEGLRAGPDRNVNTNSGLRAAAIVRGTLDGGGTISSPAMPRGIGPAPTIAADTTADGPNRGRIYVTYVDRDAADDDDNPDDNTDIFLAYTDDGGLSWVRTGEDGDIAGRVNDDLADRDGFSGADLDLAEGFFGATSRGRPQFMPQVAVDQQTGTVAVSFYDARHDASRGRVATYLAVSVDGGETFAPQTFVNQKELVFDVATGTNRVVGPIPDNAAQGNTVGTFSFGHRQGLAALGGNIFTAWSGNLNGGPDGTIFLDIRAARAITAAGPRVVDGTAGVVPTTDPSGTPEAREFVVTFDRPIDPGTFSTDDASIRFLSPDGATSQSISATNVVQLSETEFRVEFPPQTRPGTYSYAVGPDIRDLLGNPMDQDADATPGESQQDRFGSPEPIVGGSPLTGPFVRDTLPLIVPGPRVVATRAVLGDGTTVPTTDPALNSTVVGLEVVFDRDMEGNTFSAEDVLRVVGPAGEVDRSSIVIQQLDARTFRVLFDGQQLSGTYQVVLSSNIQSVGGYLVDSNQNAGVDVLRGGQPTTTVELTFASAEVPRTIPANGSVESTLVVDKAFEITDVDLQLNISHANVPNLRAELIGPGGQTILLFSGVGATGDRTDFTNTILDSEAGQPISSGTPPFSDRYRPQESLSALNSPIGMPTEAGTYTLRITNTGGVQGALNSWRLIMRERVTGTGIGEPVADRIRADFRIFTMDPTNSLSSSTWTPVGPSSIEDGEGSGRVTAIAVDPSDPSGNTVYIGAASGGVWKTDDFLTTDAGGPTWIPLTDAVQANGLNVGGIAVFGRNNDPDQSIVMVATGEGDTGTPGVGFLRSTDGGASWELLDSADNRPAFADRTREFVGTTAFAVVADPRPTTTGEAIFYAALSGPQGGVWRSTDSGDTWQQLRAGQATDLLLDPGSGTPSLNNPAGNLQVVYAAFRGEGVYLSPNQGQQFNVMPGGIGKPRVRDGDGFDPPEIPVTNAGVNPNGIDGRIVLAKPALTGDARQDLLYQGWLYAAVANPNGTLNGLYLTKDQGQNWTQLQLPNEPTPDPSNIQYPIIPSNDTSLANYDPTSNAEFSLANYALALTVDPTNPNVVYLGGTTNGGGEAALIRVDSTFVHDAHAFYLSSDLPGGPVLRSDVNGPAVVKAGDRDDFPTGNDPRFRADEAGIFGAKINLYRDPADPFDASSTVYVNNTESFANTGAGVRWTPFAKAGGPFAPALDLAIGEQTNLHQAFSLIDPLTGRGRLILGVDKGVYTGVDAGDGTLLTRLGQGNTVVPTGSRNGNLQISQIYFGAVQPSAAAADVAGALFYAQTDGNGSPRSSSDVLQTGQLGWGSPRLATETGSLGGAGVATDPTGSGASYQYNWRNTGDAPKTPFLAGEDFRTDFFLVDVTPGNGNPHDVVGRIDGLAPLAQWPGIGGANFAVNPINADQIVMSAPGSGRVFRTLDRGLSWLEVGVPAALGSSYFPALAFGAPEPGAQPGNVGDYIVGGNNAGGIYITLTGGGAAGNQWTQINNGALAGNTSPVRAIATNPIRGTFEAYALTDGGLYHIADTRPSSGATWTDITANLFSITHQIFGDEDATAPLLAANGLRSLAVDWRYAIPDDFDNPPANPTNPAATHPVLYVAGVGGVFASYDDGADPENSWQRFPSAFPNSIATTPQPPGEGGGLPVVEVSDLDLSLGNINRATGLPLNQAGDPNLLMASTFGRGAFAIRLAPVVFPDSLRLVVDGESLPANPSQPPEIQPTEVVLEGFSQQSAAGNSVGIQAFLLDEDDQVIGELPIVGGTATTDSAGRFSIRIEPDSLGADGLKRIGIQAIDQAGVEGNIALYEVVIDSVPPDAPTLLDLQAGSDSGFSDADDYTNALVPPGLAAPTFDVVGVEQGVTIQLLRNNVVVATLAEAPGGVVAITDDDGGAGVPDGTYTYVTRLVDRAGNVSEDSPELVVTIDTAAPQAPTTPVLVPADDSGVPDDGVTNVRQPRLTGTLTLGANEGTPENLPLVQLSVAGIGVVGEARVDADGTYDIQVTTPLADGVYVVQARALDRAGNASGVLPGLVLRIDTSLPPGVTVGLSPTDDTGQVGDNITSVRRPRLVGSTGAGLRVELIDVGGTIPNSSPGAVVGDPVTSQANGAFTLQFPFNLPDGTYTVLARVTNAAGNILDSTPLVLTILTEVEPGAPTLRLAPESDTGLAGDGRTTERRPFLIGESTPDTRVEIVGPDGSVLASGTTDSQGSYRLRLASNLANGTIVLRARTVSVSGVPGPLGAPLTLTIETITGDRDRDGRADLILYRPGSADGESQFFIGGSTGAGQVLGSDDFRSSLPGSPLADAQLRPGDIPISGDFDGDGITDLGVFRPSSDRMPGASEWIILRSQAGPQSVLFGGSGLDVPAVGDFDGDGRDDIAVFRPVSDLLPGAAEWFILPSNSGQAFRVAFGAAGGLDLPAVADYDGDGRADIAAFRPSSDLVPGAAQWFVLPSGPNDLSFSQKLDAYPVLFGEAGVDQPVPQDYDGDGHADIATYRPTTSEWFILRSGLPFEQAGLRVEFGAPGDIPAPADYDGDAVADLAAFRPSSGRWTVRQTTDGQDVATDFGTAGDVPVLAPLAYRDPRSDSIASTGSRSVGQARQVASPAPTTPKASTTSLDLGRQAARLSSGSASSRVRPSQDQARPGGGARASSNLGSDVRSLLISWLARRRDGQPRG, encoded by the coding sequence ATGCGTCCGGGATCCTACTCTGATTCGTCCCCGTCCGATCGTCCCCGGGGCTGCCGGGAACGGTCCTCGTCATCCCAGGTCCGCAGGGCGAGGTCGCGGCGGGCCGTCCTCGAGTGGCTGGAGCCCCGGGCGCTGCTGGCCACCGTGCCGACGCCGGTCGTCTTCGACCCGGTTAACATCTCCAGCTCCGATTTCTCCGTCGACGACAACAGCGACGAGAGCAGCCCGTCGATCGCCGTCGACCCGAACAACCCGCTGCGGGTGGCGGCCGTCTGGACGCGCTGGGACACCGACCCCGACCCGGACTTCATCGGGGTCGAGGGGGCCTACTCCACCAACGGCGGCGCCTCGTGGTCGTCCTTCAACGTCAGCGGCGGCCGCCTGACCGACCCCGCGTCCAGCGCGGATGACCCGCAGAGCTTCGACCGCGAGACCGACGCCTCGGCCGCCTTCGACGCCGACGGCAACCTCTACGTCCTGTCGTCCCAGCGGACCGGGGACGCCGGGGCCGGCGTCCTGCTGCTCAACAAGTTCAGCTTCACCGGCGCCTCGCCGGTCCGGACGATCGACAACCAAACGGTCCACGGGTGGGCCCAGGATCCGGTGCTGCTGCCGACCCTGGCCGTCGACACCACGGGGGGCCCCTTCGACGGCACCGTCTACGTCGCCTGGGTCAGCAACGACGACACCCCGCCGGATACCGACAACTGGAACCCGAACGCGATCCGGGCCGTCGCCTCGTCCGACGGGGGACAGAGCTTCTCCGGCGTCACCACCGTCAACGACGGCGGCAACTTCGGCGACCAGCGGAACACCGTCCCCCGCCTGGCGATCGGCGCCGACGGGCGGCCGTCGCTTGTCTGGGACGACTTCGGCAGCGGGGCCAACGCCGGCATCCCGTTCGACATCATCGAGTTCGATCGCCTCACCGCCGCCCGGGTCCTCACGGCCGAGCTGGGGGGCGGGCCGATCCTCGACAACGCCACGACGGAGTTCACCGTCACCGTCCCGGCCGGCCTGACCATCGCCGACCTCGACGTCCGCCTGGTCGCCGTCCACGACTCGCTCGCCGAGCTGACGATCCAGCTGCAGCGGGGCGCCACGGTGGTCACGCTCGCCAACGCCGACACGCTCGGCGGCGCGACCATGGGCTTCGGGACGGGGGGCCGCCAGTACGGCGCGGTCTTCGACAACCAGTCGCCCCGGTCGATCGTCGACGCCGCCGAGCCCTACATCGGCCGGTTCCGGCCCGAGGGCAACCTGGGCGCGTTCACCGGGGATGCGGGGGGCGACTGGACGCTCCGCATCATCGACACCGCCGCGACCGCCGACGCGGGCCCGCAGAACCTGCTCGACGCGCAGATCACCTTCACCGAGGGCCTCCGGGCCGGCCCCGACCGCAACGTCAACACCAATTCCGGCCTGCGCGCCGCGGCGATCGTCCGGGGGACGCTCGACGGCGGCGGGACGATCAGCTCGCCGGCGATGCCGCGCGGCATCGGCCCGGCGCCGACGATCGCCGCGGACACCACGGCCGACGGCCCGAACCGGGGCCGGATCTATGTCACCTACGTCGACCGGGACGCCGCCGACGACGACGACAACCCGGACGACAACACCGACATCTTCCTGGCCTACACCGACGACGGCGGGCTGAGCTGGGTCAGGACCGGGGAGGACGGCGACATCGCCGGCCGGGTCAACGACGACCTGGCCGACCGGGACGGCTTCTCCGGGGCCGACCTCGACCTCGCCGAGGGCTTCTTCGGGGCCACCTCCAGGGGCCGGCCGCAGTTCATGCCCCAGGTGGCCGTCGACCAGCAGACCGGCACGGTCGCCGTCTCCTTCTACGACGCCCGGCACGACGCCTCCCGGGGGCGGGTGGCGACCTACCTGGCCGTCAGCGTCGACGGGGGGGAGACCTTCGCCCCCCAGACCTTTGTCAACCAGAAGGAGCTGGTCTTCGACGTCGCCACGGGCACCAACCGGGTCGTCGGGCCGATCCCCGACAACGCGGCGCAGGGCAACACCGTCGGCACCTTCAGCTTCGGCCACCGCCAGGGCCTGGCGGCCCTGGGCGGCAACATCTTCACCGCCTGGTCGGGCAACCTCAACGGCGGACCCGACGGCACGATTTTCCTCGACATCCGGGCCGCCCGCGCCATCACCGCCGCCGGCCCCCGGGTCGTCGACGGCACCGCCGGGGTGGTCCCGACCACCGACCCCAGCGGCACCCCCGAGGCCCGCGAGTTCGTCGTCACCTTCGACCGGCCGATCGACCCGGGCACCTTCAGCACCGACGACGCCTCGATCCGATTCCTCTCCCCCGACGGGGCGACCTCCCAGTCGATCTCGGCCACCAACGTCGTGCAGCTCAGCGAGACGGAGTTCCGCGTCGAGTTCCCGCCCCAGACCCGGCCGGGCACGTACAGCTACGCCGTCGGCCCGGACATCCGGGACCTGCTCGGCAACCCGATGGACCAGGACGCCGACGCCACGCCCGGCGAGTCGCAGCAGGACCGGTTCGGGTCGCCCGAGCCGATCGTCGGCGGCTCCCCGCTGACCGGGCCGTTCGTCCGGGACACCCTGCCGCTGATCGTGCCCGGCCCCCGGGTCGTGGCTACCCGGGCCGTGCTCGGCGACGGGACCACCGTGCCGACGACCGACCCCGCGCTCAATAGCACGGTCGTCGGCCTCGAGGTCGTCTTCGACCGCGACATGGAGGGCAACACCTTCTCGGCCGAGGACGTGCTCCGGGTCGTCGGCCCGGCCGGCGAGGTGGACCGCTCCTCGATCGTCATCCAGCAGCTCGACGCCCGGACCTTCCGCGTCCTGTTCGATGGTCAGCAGCTCAGCGGCACCTACCAGGTCGTGCTCAGCTCCAACATCCAGTCGGTCGGCGGCTACCTGGTCGACTCGAACCAGAACGCCGGCGTCGACGTCCTGCGGGGCGGCCAGCCGACGACCACCGTCGAGCTGACCTTCGCCTCGGCCGAGGTGCCCCGGACGATCCCCGCCAACGGCTCGGTCGAGTCGACGCTGGTCGTCGACAAGGCGTTCGAGATCACCGACGTCGACCTGCAGCTGAATATCTCCCACGCCAACGTCCCCAACCTGCGGGCCGAGCTGATCGGCCCCGGCGGCCAGACGATCCTGCTTTTCTCGGGCGTCGGCGCCACCGGGGACCGGACCGACTTCACCAACACGATCCTCGACAGCGAGGCGGGCCAGCCGATCAGCTCCGGCACCCCGCCGTTCAGCGACCGGTACCGGCCCCAGGAGTCGCTCTCGGCCCTCAACAGCCCGATCGGGATGCCGACCGAGGCCGGCACCTACACGCTGCGGATCACCAACACCGGCGGCGTGCAGGGCGCGCTCAACAGCTGGCGGCTGATCATGCGGGAGCGGGTCACCGGCACCGGGATCGGCGAGCCGGTCGCCGACCGCATCCGGGCCGACTTCCGCATCTTCACCATGGACCCGACCAACTCGCTGTCCAGCAGCACCTGGACGCCGGTCGGTCCGTCCTCGATCGAGGACGGCGAGGGGTCCGGACGGGTCACCGCGATCGCCGTCGACCCGTCCGACCCCTCGGGCAACACCGTCTACATCGGCGCCGCCTCGGGCGGCGTCTGGAAGACCGACGACTTCCTGACGACCGATGCCGGGGGCCCGACCTGGATCCCGCTGACCGACGCGGTCCAGGCCAACGGCCTGAACGTCGGCGGCATCGCCGTCTTCGGCCGCAACAACGACCCGGACCAGTCGATCGTCATGGTCGCCACCGGGGAGGGGGACACCGGCACCCCCGGGGTTGGCTTCCTCCGGTCGACCGACGGCGGCGCCTCCTGGGAGCTCCTCGACAGCGCCGACAACCGCCCGGCGTTCGCCGACCGCACCCGGGAATTCGTCGGCACGACGGCCTTCGCCGTCGTCGCCGACCCGAGGCCGACGACCACCGGCGAGGCGATCTTCTACGCCGCCCTCAGCGGACCCCAGGGCGGCGTCTGGCGGAGCACCGACTCGGGCGACACCTGGCAGCAGCTCCGGGCCGGCCAGGCGACCGACCTGCTGCTCGACCCCGGCAGCGGCACCCCGAGCCTCAACAACCCGGCCGGCAACCTCCAGGTCGTCTACGCCGCCTTCCGCGGCGAGGGGGTCTACCTCAGCCCGAACCAGGGGCAGCAGTTCAACGTGATGCCCGGCGGCATCGGCAAGCCCCGGGTCCGCGACGGCGACGGGTTCGACCCGCCGGAAATCCCGGTGACCAACGCGGGAGTCAACCCCAACGGGATCGACGGCCGGATCGTCCTGGCCAAGCCCGCCCTGACCGGGGACGCCCGCCAGGACCTGCTCTACCAGGGCTGGCTCTACGCCGCGGTGGCCAATCCCAACGGCACCCTCAACGGCCTCTACCTCACCAAGGACCAGGGGCAGAACTGGACCCAGCTGCAGCTGCCCAACGAGCCGACCCCGGACCCGAGCAACATCCAGTACCCGATCATCCCCTCCAACGACACCAGCCTGGCCAACTACGACCCGACGTCCAACGCCGAGTTCTCGCTGGCCAACTACGCCCTGGCGCTGACGGTCGACCCGACCAACCCGAACGTCGTCTACCTCGGCGGCACCACCAACGGGGGCGGCGAGGCGGCCCTGATCCGGGTCGACTCCACCTTCGTGCACGACGCGCACGCCTTCTACCTCAGCAGCGACCTGCCCGGCGGGCCGGTGCTGCGGAGCGACGTCAACGGCCCGGCGGTGGTCAAGGCCGGCGACCGCGACGACTTCCCCACCGGCAACGACCCCCGATTCCGGGCGGACGAGGCCGGGATCTTCGGCGCGAAGATCAACCTCTACCGCGACCCGGCCGACCCGTTCGACGCCAGCTCCACGGTCTACGTCAACAACACCGAGTCGTTCGCCAACACCGGGGCCGGCGTCCGCTGGACCCCCTTCGCCAAGGCGGGCGGCCCCTTCGCCCCCGCCCTCGACCTGGCCATCGGCGAGCAGACCAACCTGCACCAGGCGTTCAGCCTGATCGACCCGCTGACCGGCCGGGGCCGGCTGATCCTCGGCGTCGACAAGGGCGTCTACACCGGCGTCGACGCCGGGGACGGCACGCTGCTGACGCGGCTCGGCCAGGGCAACACGGTCGTGCCGACCGGCTCGCGCAACGGCAACCTCCAGATCTCCCAGATCTACTTCGGGGCGGTCCAGCCGAGCGCCGCCGCCGCCGACGTCGCTGGGGCGCTCTTCTACGCCCAGACTGACGGCAACGGCTCCCCCAGGTCCTCCTCCGACGTCCTCCAGACCGGCCAGCTCGGGTGGGGCAGCCCCCGGCTGGCGACCGAGACCGGCAGCCTCGGCGGCGCCGGCGTGGCGACCGACCCGACCGGATCGGGCGCCTCCTACCAGTACAACTGGCGGAACACCGGCGACGCCCCGAAGACCCCCTTCCTCGCCGGAGAGGACTTCCGGACCGACTTCTTCCTGGTCGACGTCACCCCCGGCAACGGCAACCCGCACGACGTGGTCGGCCGCATCGACGGCCTGGCTCCGCTGGCGCAGTGGCCGGGCATCGGCGGGGCGAACTTCGCCGTCAACCCGATCAACGCCGACCAGATCGTCATGAGCGCCCCGGGCAGCGGCCGGGTCTTCCGGACGCTCGACCGCGGCCTGAGCTGGCTGGAGGTCGGCGTGCCGGCGGCCCTAGGCAGCTCCTACTTCCCGGCCCTGGCCTTCGGCGCCCCCGAGCCGGGCGCCCAGCCCGGCAACGTCGGCGACTACATCGTCGGCGGCAACAACGCCGGGGGGATCTACATCACCCTCACCGGCGGCGGCGCCGCCGGCAACCAGTGGACCCAGATCAACAACGGCGCCCTGGCCGGCAATACCTCACCGGTCCGGGCGATCGCCACCAACCCGATCCGGGGGACCTTCGAGGCCTACGCCCTGACCGACGGGGGCCTCTACCACATCGCCGACACCCGGCCCTCCTCGGGCGCCACCTGGACGGACATCACCGCCAACCTCTTCTCGATTACCCACCAGATCTTCGGCGACGAGGACGCCACCGCCCCGCTGCTGGCCGCCAACGGGCTGCGGTCGCTGGCCGTCGACTGGCGATACGCCATCCCCGACGACTTCGACAATCCGCCCGCCAACCCGACCAACCCGGCGGCCACCCACCCCGTCCTCTACGTCGCCGGGGTCGGCGGCGTCTTCGCCTCGTACGACGACGGGGCCGACCCGGAGAACTCCTGGCAGCGCTTCCCCTCGGCCTTCCCCAACAGCATCGCCACGACCCCCCAGCCCCCCGGCGAGGGCGGCGGCCTGCCCGTGGTCGAGGTCAGCGACCTCGACCTTTCGCTCGGCAACATCAACCGGGCCACCGGCCTGCCCCTCAACCAGGCCGGCGACCCGAACCTGCTGATGGCCTCGACCTTCGGCCGGGGGGCCTTCGCCATCCGGCTGGCCCCGGTGGTCTTCCCGGACTCGCTCCGGCTGGTCGTCGACGGCGAGTCGCTGCCGGCCAACCCGAGCCAGCCGCCGGAGATCCAGCCGACCGAAGTGGTCCTCGAGGGCTTCAGCCAGCAGTCGGCCGCCGGCAACTCGGTGGGGATCCAGGCCTTCCTGCTCGACGAAGACGACCAGGTCATCGGCGAGCTGCCGATCGTCGGCGGGACCGCGACGACCGACTCGGCCGGCCGGTTCTCGATCCGGATCGAGCCGGATTCCCTGGGAGCCGACGGGCTGAAGCGGATCGGCATCCAGGCGATCGACCAGGCGGGCGTCGAGGGCAACATCGCCCTGTACGAGGTGGTCATCGACTCGGTGCCGCCGGACGCCCCCACCCTGCTCGACCTGCAGGCGGGCAGCGACAGCGGCTTCTCCGACGCCGACGACTACACCAACGCCCTGGTCCCCCCCGGCCTCGCCGCGCCGACCTTCGACGTCGTCGGGGTCGAGCAGGGCGTGACGATCCAGCTCCTGCGCAACAACGTCGTCGTCGCCACCCTGGCCGAGGCCCCCGGCGGGGTCGTGGCCATCACCGACGACGACGGCGGTGCCGGGGTCCCCGACGGGACCTACACCTATGTCACACGCCTGGTCGACCGGGCGGGCAACGTCAGCGAGGACAGCCCGGAGCTGGTCGTGACCATCGACACGGCGGCCCCCCAGGCGCCCACCACCCCCGTGCTCGTCCCGGCCGACGACAGCGGCGTCCCCGACGACGGCGTGACCAACGTCCGACAGCCGAGGCTCACCGGCACGTTGACGCTCGGCGCCAACGAGGGGACCCCGGAGAACCTGCCGCTGGTCCAGCTGAGCGTCGCCGGGATCGGGGTCGTCGGCGAGGCCCGCGTCGACGCCGACGGCACCTACGACATCCAGGTCACCACCCCGCTGGCCGACGGCGTCTACGTCGTCCAGGCCCGCGCCCTGGATCGGGCCGGCAATGCCAGCGGCGTGCTGCCGGGCCTGGTGCTCCGGATCGACACGAGCCTGCCGCCCGGCGTGACGGTCGGCCTCTCGCCGACCGACGACACGGGCCAGGTGGGGGACAACATCACCTCGGTCCGGCGGCCCAGGCTCGTCGGCTCCACCGGGGCCGGCCTGCGGGTCGAGCTGATCGACGTCGGCGGCACGATCCCCAACAGCTCGCCCGGCGCCGTCGTCGGCGACCCGGTGACCTCCCAGGCCAACGGCGCCTTCACCCTCCAGTTCCCCTTCAACCTGCCCGACGGCACCTACACGGTGCTCGCACGCGTCACCAACGCGGCCGGCAATATCCTCGACAGCACCCCGCTGGTGCTGACGATCCTCACCGAGGTGGAGCCCGGCGCCCCGACCCTCCGCCTGGCCCCCGAGTCGGACACCGGCCTCGCGGGGGACGGCCGGACCACCGAACGCCGGCCCTTCCTGATCGGCGAGTCGACGCCGGACACGAGGGTCGAGATCGTCGGCCCCGACGGCTCGGTCCTGGCCTCGGGCACGACCGATTCCCAGGGATCCTACCGCCTGAGGCTGGCCAGCAACCTGGCCAACGGCACGATCGTGCTCCGGGCCCGGACCGTGAGCGTCTCGGGCGTCCCCGGGCCGCTCGGCGCCCCGCTGACGCTGACGATCGAGACCATCACCGGCGACCGCGACCGCGACGGCCGGGCCGACCTGATCCTCTACCGCCCCGGCTCCGCCGACGGCGAGTCCCAGTTCTTCATCGGCGGATCCACCGGGGCCGGGCAGGTCCTCGGCAGCGACGACTTCCGGTCCTCCTTGCCGGGCTCCCCCCTGGCCGATGCGCAACTCCGCCCCGGCGACATCCCCATCTCCGGGGACTTCGACGGCGACGGCATCACCGACCTCGGCGTCTTCCGCCCCAGCAGCGACCGGATGCCCGGCGCCTCGGAGTGGATCATCCTCCGCTCCCAGGCCGGCCCCCAGTCGGTCCTCTTCGGCGGCTCGGGCCTCGACGTGCCGGCCGTCGGCGACTTCGACGGGGACGGCCGGGACGACATCGCCGTCTTCCGGCCGGTCAGCGACCTGCTGCCCGGGGCGGCCGAGTGGTTCATCCTCCCCTCCAACAGCGGCCAGGCCTTCCGCGTCGCCTTCGGCGCCGCCGGCGGCCTCGACCTGCCCGCCGTGGCCGACTACGACGGGGACGGCCGGGCCGACATCGCCGCCTTCCGCCCCAGCAGCGACCTGGTCCCCGGGGCGGCCCAGTGGTTCGTCCTCCCCTCGGGCCCCAACGACCTGAGCTTCTCGCAGAAGCTCGACGCCTATCCGGTCCTCTTCGGCGAGGCGGGCGTCGATCAGCCGGTGCCCCAGGACTACGACGGCGACGGCCACGCCGACATCGCCACCTACCGTCCCACCACTTCCGAGTGGTTCATCCTCCGCTCCGGCCTGCCGTTCGAGCAGGCCGGTCTGCGGGTCGAGTTCGGTGCCCCCGGCGACATCCCGGCCCCGGCCGACTACGACGGCGACGCCGTCGCCGACCTGGCCGCCTTCCGGCCCTCCTCGGGCCGGTGGACGGTCCGGCAGACGACCGACGGGCAGGATGTGGCCACCGATTTCGGCACCGCCGGGGACGTGCCCGTGCTCGCCCCGCTCGCCTACCGCGATCCGAGGTCCGACTCGATCGCCTCGACCGGATCCCGGTCCGTCGGCCAGGCCCGGCAGGTCGCCTCGCCGGCACCGACGACGCCGAAGGCATCGACGACCTCGCTCGACCTCGGCCGCCAGGCAGCCCGCCTCTCCTCCGGCTCGGCCAGCTCCCGCGTGCGGCCTTCCCAGGATCAGGCCCGGCCCGGCGGCGGTGCCCGGGCCAGTTCGAACCTCGGATCGGACGTCCGATCGCTGCTGATCAGCTGGCTCGCCCGACGCCGGGACGGTCAGCCCCGGGGCTGA